The stretch of DNA CTCGACGGCGGCCGGATGGCCGTCGGCCAGGCAGCCGACGCCTTCCGGATCTTCACCGGACGCGAGGCCGACGCGGACCGCATGCGCGCACATTTCCTGGAACTCGTGGCCGCCGAAGAGGTGGCCGCCTGATGCGCACCGGAATCGCCACCGTCTGCCTCTCCGGCACCCTGCGGGAAAAGATGCAGGCCTGCGCCATCGCCGGCTTCGACGGGATCGAAATCTTCGAGCAGGACCTCGTCACGTCCCCGCTGAGCCCGGAGGAGGTCCGCAAGATGGCCGCCGATCTGGGCCTGACCCTGGATCTCTACCAGCCGTTCCGCGACTTCGACAGCGTTCCCGAGGAGCTCCTCGCCACCAACCTGCGCCGGGCGGAGGCCAAGTTCAGGCTGATGTCCCGGCTGGGCACGGACACCATCCTGGTCTGCTCCAACGTGGCAACCGCCGCCATCGACGACGACGAACTCCGGGCCGCCCAGCTCTCCCGCCTCGCCGCCCTCGCCGGGGAACACGGCATGAAGGTGGCGTACGAGGCCCTCGCCTGGGGGAAGTACGTCAACGACTACGAGCATGCCCACCGCCTCGTGGAAATGGTGGACCACCCCAGCCTGGGCACCTGCCTTGACTCGTTCCACATCCTTTCCCGCGACTGGGACACGGCCCCGATCGAAGGGTTCAACCCGGAGAAGATCTTCTTCGTCCAGGTCGCCGACGCCCCCAAACTGTCCATGGACGTGCTCTCCTGGAGCCGGCACTACCGGGTCTTCCCGGGTGAAGGACAGTTTGATCTCGCCAAGTTCATGGGCCACGTCGTCCGTGCCGGCTATGCCGGCCCGGTGTCCCTGGAGGTCTTCAACGACGTCTTCCGCCAGTCCGATGTCGAACGCACGGCCGTGGACGCGATGCGCTCCCTGATCTGGCTCGAAGAACAGAGCGCCAAATGGCTTGAGGCCAACCCGGGCCCCGCTGCGGACAGCACGGGCGGACCCGGCGGCGCCCGGGCTGCCGGCCGCCGCCGCTATCCGATGGAACTGGCCACCCTGCCGCAGGTGGCCGAGCCGGCCGGCTTCAACTTTGCAGAGGTCAGGGCCGCGGACACCGCCAGCCTGGAAACCCTGCTGGGCCAGTTGGGATTCGCGTTCAACGGCCGCCACCGGACCAAGAATGTGCAATTGTGGACTATGGGCCACGCGCGGGTGATCATCAACGAACAGCCCCCGGCCCTGGATGGCGCCCCCGCCGCAAACCCGGAGACCGCCAGCGCGCCTGCAATCTCTGCCTTAGGCTTCGACGTCGATTCCCCCGTCATTGCCGCCGCCCGTGCCCAGCAGCTCAAGGCCCCGGCCGTGCCACGCAAGAGCCAGGCCGACGAGGAAATCTTCCAGGGCTTCGCCGCCCCGGACTCCACCGAGATCTTCCTGTGCCAGGGCAGCCCCGACGGCACCGCCGCGTGGACCCGCGAATTCGGCGAAGGGCTGGAAATTCCGGCACCCGGCCAGCCAAGTGCCGTGATCGACCACGTCAACCTGGCCCAGCCCTGGCAGCACTTTGACGAGGCCGTGCTGTTCTACACCAGCGCCCTGGCCCTGGAGCCGCAGCCCTACGCGGAGGTTCCGAGCCCCACCGGGCTGGTCCGCTCCCAGGTGATGCTCACCGAGGACCGTGGGGTCCGCCTCGTGCTGAACCTGGCACCGCTCATCCAGCAGGATGGTGCCGCCGGCACCGCCAATGCCGCCGGCACCGGCCAGCGCAGGACGTACCAGGAACATATTGCCTTCGCGGTGGATGATCTCGTGGCCACCGCCCGGGCCGCGAGGGACCGCGGCCTGGACTTCCTGAAGATCCCGGCGAACTACTACGAGGACCTGGATGCGAGGTTCGGCCTGGAGCCCGACTTCCTGGCCACCCTGCGGGAGCTCAACCTGCTCTATGACCGCGACGCCGACGGCGAATTCCTGCACTTCTACACCGCCACCGTAGGCAGCGTGTTCTTCGAAATGGTGGAACGCCGCGGCAATTACGACGGCTACGGCGCACCGAACGCCCCGGTCCGGCACGCGGTGCAGTACGACCACCTGCACCAGCCCAAACTGACCACCTGACCCCGACCCACCACCACCCAACGAAGGGAGGCTGCTGTGCCTGAAGAAATCGAACTCGAATTTTTCAACGCCGACCCAATCACCGAAGATGTGTCGGATGCGGCGCCACAGGCCGAAACCGGAGCCGCACCAAAGACGTATGCGCCGCTCGATGCCGCTGCGGAGTCGCAGGCGGACCTCAGCGCCGAAATGAAGGCCATCGGCGATGCCTACGCCCAGGCGCTCAAGAACGGTACTGCGGCGGAAACCCAGCCCCGGCTGGACTACGCCCCGTACCGCAGCAGCGTCCTGCGCCACCCTACCAAGGACCTGCACCACGCTGACCCGGAGACCATCGAGCTGTACTCTCCCGCGTTCGGGCACATGGACGTGCACGCGCTCGAAGCGGACCTGACGATCCAGCACAACGGTGAACCGGTCGGCGAACGCATTATCGTCTCGGGCCGCGTACTCGACGGCGACGGCCGGCCCGTTGCGGGCCAGCTCGTGGAGATCTGGCAGGCCAACTCCGCCGGGCGCTACATCCACAAGCGGGACCAGCACCCGGCACCGCTGGACCCGAACTTCACCGGCGTCGGCCGTTGCATCACGGGCGCGGACGGTTCCTACAGCTTCACCACCATCAAGCCCGGCGCCTATCCGTGGAAGAACCACCTCAACGCCTGGCGCCCGGCCCACATCCACTTCTCGCTGTTCGGACAGGAATTCACCCAGCGGATCGTCACCCAGATGTACTTCCCCGGTGACCAGCTCTTCCCGCTGGACCCGATCTACCAGTCGATCGTCGACCAGGACGCGCGGGACCGGCTCGTGGCCACCTACAACCACGAGCAGACCAGGCCCGAATGGGCGCTGGCCTACAACTGGGACATCGTCCTGACCGGGTCGAAGCGGACCTGGACCGAAAACGAGGCTCTGGGATCAGGCGGAGATGACCATGAGTAAACTCACCCCCACCCCCGGCCAGACCGTAGGACCGTTCTACGGCTACGCCCTGCCCTACAACAAGGACCGCGAACTGCTGGCCCCTGGCTCACCCGGCTCCATCCGGCTGCAGGGAACCGTGTACGACGGCGCCGGCCACCCCATCCCGGACGCGATCCTGGAAATCTGGCAGGCGGACGCCGAGGGCAAGGTCCCCCATCACACGGGCTCCCTCGTCCGGGACGGCTACACCTTCACCGGCTTCGGCCGCAGCGCCGTCGGCAACACCGGGGCTTTCACCTTCACCACCGTCAACCCGGGCCCCACCGAAGCCGGGGCGGCGCCGTTCATCTCCGTGGCCGTGTTTGCCCGCGGCCTGATGAACCGGCTCTTCACCCGGGTCTACCTTCCGGAAAACGAGGAAGCCCTGGCCGCAGACCGGCTGCTGAGCTCGCTCACGCCGGAACGCCGCCGCACGCTGATCGCGCGCCGGGATGCCGACGGCGGCCTCAGCTGGGACATCCGGCTCCAAGGCGAGGGCGAAACCGTGTTCCTCGACTTCGAGGGAGGACCTGCCGTCGAGGGAACGGCTGCCGAGGGCGCCGCCCAGTGATTGATCCGCCCCGCTCCGACGGCGACGTCGGCCTGCTGAGCCCCGTGTCGGCGTCGCCCCTTGTGGCGGCGCTGACCGGGGACCGGGCAGTGCTCGCGGCGATTCTCGCCGTCGAGGCCGCCTGGGCCGCCGTCCTGGAAGAGGCATCCCTCGCCCCGGCCGGCTCCGCCGCCGTGGTGGCTGCCGCCGCCGAGGCATACCGTTACGACGCCGCCGGCATCGCCGTGCGCGCGCAGGGCGGCGCCAACCCGGTGATCCCGCTGCTGGCCGATCTCCGTGGACAGGTCAAGGCCCTGGACACAGCGGGCGTCGGCGCCGCACAGGCGGTGCACACCTCGCTGACCAGCCAGGACGTGCTCGACACGGCGCTGATGCTGCTCGCCCGCAACGCCCTCCCGGCGCTGCTGGCCGACCTCAAGCGGACGGCGGCGGCGCTGGCGGCCCTCGCGGAAGAGCATGCGGACACGCTGTGCGTGGGCCGCAGCCTGACCCAGCACTCGCTTCCCTTCACCTTCGGGCTCAAGGCTGCCCAGTGGTTCCACGGAGTCGCCGCCGCGGCTCGCCGCCTCGAGGCCGTTGAGCTGCCGGTGCAGATGGGCGGCGCCGCCGGAACACTGGCGGCCGGCACCGTGCTGACCACCGGCGCGGCCGTGACACCCTTCGATCTTTCGGACAGCCTCGCCGCCGGGCTGGGCCTGGCCGCCACGCCCGGCCCCTGGCACACCAACCGGCTGGCCATCACCGCGCTGGGGGACTCGCTGGCGGCGGTGACGGATGCGCTGGGCAAGATCGCCGGCGATGTGCTGTTCCTGAGCCGCCCCGAAGTGGCCGAGCTTGCCGAGCCGCGCGCCGCCGGACGCGGCGTGTCCTCGGCCATGCCGCAAAAACAGAACCCGGTGCTCTCCGTGCTGGTCCGCAGCGCAGCCCTCCAGGCGCCCGCGCAGGCCGCCCAGCTGCACCTTGCCGCAGCCAACTTCAACGACGAACGCCCCGACGGCGCCTGGCACACCGAGTGGCCGGCCCTCCGGCAACTGCTCCGCCTGGCCCTCGGCGCCGCCGGGCACCTCAGGGAGCTCGCCGAGGGCCTGCAGCTCTTCCCGGACGCCATGCGCCGCAACCTGGACCTGTCCGGCCCGCTGCTGCTCAGCGAGGGAGTGTCCGCCGCAGTGGCACCGCTTCTGGGGGCCGACGGCAAGCAGCGGCTGCAGGCCGTTGTGGACCGGACTCTGCAGGCCCCGGCCGCGGACCAGGCCGCCATCTACCGGCGGCTGCTCCGGGCGGCCGTTCCGGCGGAGCTGTTCTCCGACGCCCGGCTCGAGGAGCTGCTGGACCCGGCCAGCTACCTGGGCCAGGCCGCCGAAATCTCCCGCCGCATCCTCGCGGCCTTCCCGGACTACGCGGGCGGCACAGCAGCCGGCGCGGACGCCCAGCCATCATTGAATCCCGATCTGAACGGAGCCTCCCGTGGCTAGACCAACAGTCAAGGCCGTACTGCTTTCCCCCCAGCGCACCCTCGGCCACAAGCCACTCCTGGTGGTGGGGCCGTCCCTGGGGACGTCCTCCCTGCTGTGGGCCCGGGCCGGCGCGCTGCTGGGTGACGACTTCGACGTCGTCGCCTGGGACCTGCCCGGCCACGGCATCTCGCCGGCCGCGAAGGAAACGTTCGACGTCGCCGAGCTGGCCGACGCCGTCATCGGGCTCGTCGATTCGATCGCCCCCGGCGCGCAGTTCCACTACGCCGGTGTTTCCCTCGGCGGGGCCACCGGCCTGCAGCTGGGCATCAAGCACGGCGAACGGCTCAAGAGCCTGTCCGTGCAGTGCACCGGAGCCAAGCTCGGCACCCCCGAGGGCTGGCTGGAACGCGCCGAAACCGTGCGCACCCAGGGCACCCCGGTGATGATCCAGGGCTCGGCGCAGCGCTGGTTCGGCCCCGGCTTCATGGAGCGCGAACCGGAGCTCAGCGGCCGCCTGCTGCACAACCTGCGCGACGCCGACCGCTTCAGTTACGCCTTCTGCTGCGAAGCCCTCGCCGGCTTCGACGTCCGGGAAGAGCTTGGCAGCATCCGCGTCCCCACCCAGGCCATCGCGGGCGTGGAGGACACTGTTGCCCCGCCGTCCTTCGCCGAGGAAATTGTCGAAGGGATCACCGCCGGCGGTGGCACCGCAAGTGCCGTGAGCCTCGAGGGCGTCGCACACCTGGCGCCGTTCGAAGCTCCCGGGCACGTCGCCGACCTGCTGCGGACCCTGATCACCTGGGCCGAATCTCGCGGAGCCGGACAGTGACCGGCCCCGAACGGAACGGTGTGGTCCAGCCGGACGCCACCAGCACGGAAATCTACGACGGCGGCATGGCAGTGCGCCGCGAGGTGCTCGGCGCCGCCCACGTGGACCGCGCCAACGCCAACAAGGATGCCTTCAGCGAGGACTTCCAGGACATGATCACCCGCATCGCCTGGGGCGGCATCTGGACCCGGCCCGGCCTGACCCGGCAGATGCGCTCCGCCGTCACCATCACCGCGATGGTGGCCCACGGGCACTGGGAAGAACTGGCCATGCATATCCGCGCCGCCATCACCAACGGCCTGAGCAGGGACGAAATCAAGGAAATCCTGCTCCAGACCGCCATCTATTGCGGAGTCCCTTCCGCCAACACCGCCTTCAAGACCGCCCAGCAGGTCTTCCATTCCATGGACAACACTGAGCTCGACGAAACCCCCGTCCCGCCCAACTAGCTGGCAGCAGGTGTCGTTTTGAGCCCTCATAACGACATCGACTGCCAGCTAGATGGGTGCACAGAGAATTAGAGGAGCAAAAATGAATCAGGCTTTTGTTTACGATGCCGTGCGGACGCCGTTCGGTAAGTTCGGTTCCGGGCTGGCCGGGGTCCGCCCGGATGACCTCGCCGCGCACGTGATCAAAGAATCCGTGAAGCGCGCCCCGGGGCTCGACGTCGAACGCATCGACGAGGTCGTGTTCGGCAACGCCAACGGCGCGGGCGAGGAAAACCGCAACGTCGCCCGGATGGGTACCCTGCTGGCCGGCCTGCCGGTCTCCATCCCCGGCACCACGGTCAACCGGCTCTGCGGCTCCTCGCTGGACGCCGCGATCATCGCCTCCCGCCAGATCAACACCGGCGACGCGGACCTGATGCTGATCGGCGGCGTCGAATCGATGTCCCGGGCACCCTGGGTGCTGCCCAAGACCGAGAAGCCCTACCCGGCCGGGGACCTGAACCTGGCCTCCACCACACTGGGCTGGCGCCTGGTCAACCAGGCCATGGACCCGGACTGGACGATCTCCCTGGGCGAGGCCACCGAACGGCTGGCCGAGAAATACGGTGTCACCCGGCAGGCGCAGGACGAATTCGCCGCCGCCTCGCACAACCTCGCCGCCAAGGCGTGGGACGAGGGCTTCTACGACCACCTCGTCGCCCCGGTCCCGGGCACGGACCTGGTCCGCGACGAGACGATCCGGGCCGGGTCCTCCGCGGCGAAACTCGCCGGACTCAAGACCGTGTTCCGCACCGGCAACGGCACCGTCACCGCCGGGAACGCCTCCCCGCTCTCGGACGGCGCCTCCGCGGCCTGGCTCGGCTCCGAAAACGCCGCGGGGATCCTCGGGATGGACCCGCTGGCCAGGATCGCCGGGCGCGGCGCGCACGCCAACGACCCCCAGTACTTCGGCTACGCCCCCGTTGAGGCCGCCAACAAGGCCCTCGCCAAGGCCGGCATCGGCTGGGATCAGGTCGGCGCCGTCGAACTCAACGAAGCCTTCGCCGCGCAGTCCCTGGCCTGCATCACCGCCTGGGACATCGACCCGGGAATCGTGAACCGGCACGGCGGCGCGATCGCCATGGGCCACCCCCTCGGCGCCTCCGGCGGCCGCCTCCTGGGCACCCTGGCCCGCACCCTGCAGGCCACCGGCCAACGCTGGGGCGTCGCCGCGATCTGCATCGGCGTCGGCCAGGGCCTCGCCATCGTCCTCGAAAACGTGACTGCCGCGCCGTCGGCAAAGACAGAAAAGGGTTAAGGCATGTTGAACTTCGTAGACACCGTCGGCGAGGCCGTTGCCGGCATCAAGGACGGCTCCACCGTGATGATCGGCGGTTTCGGCAACGCCGGCCAGCCGTTCGAGCTCATCGACGCCCTGATGGATTGCGGCGCCAAGGACCTCACCGTGGTCAACAACAACGCCGGCCAGGGCGACCAGGGCCTCGCGCTGCTGATCAAGGAAGGCCGGGTCAGGAAGATGATCTGCTCGTTCCCGCGGCAGTCCGACTCCTGGCACTTCGATGCCAAGTACCGGTCCGGCGAGATCGAGCTGGAACTCGTCCCGCAGGGCAACCTGGCCGAGCGCATCCGCGCCGCCGGCGCCGGCATCGGCGGATTCTTCACCCCCACCGGGTATGGCACCATGCTCGCCGAAGGCAAGGAAACCCGGATCCTGGACGGACGCGGCCAGGTCTTCGAAACCCCCATCCACGCCGACGTCGCCCTGATCAAGGCGCTCAAGGCCGACGGCAAGGGCAACCTCGTCTACCGCAAGACCGCCCGCAACTTCGGCCCGATCATGGCCGCAGCGGCCAAGCACACCGTGGTCCAGGTGTCCGAGATCGTCCCCACCGGCGGCCTGGACCCGGAGATCATCGTGACCCCCGGAATCTACATCAACAGCATTGTGAAGGTGGCCTGATGAGCAGCACCCAGACGTCCATTCGGACCTCAGACAAGCCCCTGGGCCGCGATGACCTGGCCCGCCTGGTGGCCCGGGACATCAAGCCTGGATCCTTCGTGAACCTCGGCATCGGCCAGCCCACCCTGGTTTCCAACTACCTGGAGCCGGAGCAGAACATCACGCTCCATACCGAGAACGGCATGCTGGGCATGGGCCCGGAAGCCACGGGGGACCAGATCGACGGCGACCTCATCAACGCCGGCAAGATCCCTGTGACCGAGCTGCCCGGGGCTTCCTACTTCCACCACGCGGACTCCTTCGCCATCATGCGCGGCGGGCACCTGGACATCTGCGTGCTGGGGGCCTTCCAGGTCTCCGCCACCGGCGACCTGGCCAACTGGCACACCGGCGCCCCGGACGCGATCCCGGCCGTCGGCGGGGCCATGGACCTCGCCACCGGCGCCAAGGACGTCTTCGTGATGATGACGCTCCTGACCCGTGAGGGCGTGTCCAAGCTCGTCGAGACCTGCAGCTACCCGCTCACCGGGATCGGCTGCGTGACCCGGGTGTACACGGACAAGGCCGTGTTCCTGACCGGCCCGGAGGGCGTCGAGGTGCGGGAGACTTTCGGCTGCACCCTCGAGGAGCTGCAGGCCATGGTGCCGGTGCCGCTCAAGGCCGCATCCGCCGCCGGAAGCTGACGGAGCCGCTCGCGGGTCCGAAGCCCGGGTAGGAAGTGATGCGGGACCATGAGGGGCAGAAATGATTGAGGCAGCAAAGGGCGCCGGCGCGGACGGCGCACCCGCCGCCAGCGACCAGTACGTACAGTCGCTGGCGCGCGGACTGGCCGTGATCCGGGCCTTCGACACGGACCACCCGAAAATGACGCTGACGGAGGTGGCGGCCCGGACAGACCTCACCCGGGCCACCGCCCGGCGGTTCCTGCACACCCTCGTGGAACTGGGCTACGTCCGCACCGACGGCAAGATCTTCGCCCTGACCGCCAAGGTGTTGCAGCTCGGATACGCCTACCTGTCCGGGCTGTCCTTGCCGCAGTTCGCCCAGCCGCACCTTGAGGAACTCGCGCTCAAGCTGGGGGAGTCGACGTCGGCGGCCGTGCTGGAAGGCACCGACATTGCCTACATAGCGCGGGTGTCGACCCGGCGGATCATGACCGTTGGCATCACGGTCGGAACCCGGTTCCCGGCCTTTGCCACGTCCATGGGCCGGGTGCTGCTCGCGGCCCTCCCGCCCGCACGGCTGGAGGACTACCTCGCCGCGGCCGAGATCCGGCCGCTCACCCCGCGGGCCATCGGGACCCGGGAGGCGCTCCTGGCGGAGCTGGCCACCGTCCGGGCCCAGGGGTGGTGCCTGCTGGACCAGGAACTCGAACTCGGGCTGATGTCCGTCGCAGCCCCGGTCCTTGATGGGCCCAAGGTTGTGGCGGCCATCAACGTCTCCCTGCAGGCCCAATCCGTCGCCGCGCAGCCGGACCCGGAACGTTATCTGGAGACGGTGCGGGCGGAGACAGTGGCCACCGCGGAGCTCATCTCCGCGGATCTGTCCGCCGGCCGTTAGCGGCCGGGTTTCCGGCTGGTGTCAGGAGCCTGCGACGGGCCCGGTCGAGACGGTGATCCTGACCCCCGCGGGGTCGTCGCTGATCAAGAGGCGCAGGTCCCTGCCCAGCAAGGAGGCATGGATGTCCTCGCTGTCTCCGGGGGCCAGCTGCGCGGCCAGCCGCGTGACCGCCAGCGCCATCGCCCGGCCCCAGTCGTGGGGATCCATGCTGGAGGCCTCAGCCTCGGCTGAGTAACTCTTTGGTTCGGTCATGTTCCTCCGCTTCGGCGCCGTGGGCATGGCCAGTCTAGTGACTCCGGCGCGCGGACGTCCACGGTTCGGACCCAGGCTGCCGACGTAACGGCGGGAGTCCGGCTAGGATTTCAGTTCGGCCCACCTCCCGCCCCTCGCCCCGAAGGACGCCATGCCAGAGAACACCCCAGCCCCGTCCAGGCGCGCCGCCGTGGTCATCAATCCGATGAAATCCTCGGGGGCGGACTTCCGCGCCGCCTTCCACCGGCTGTGTGAGGCGCAAGGCTGGGCCGAGCCGCTCTGGCTGGAAACCACGGCTAAGGACACCGGCCTCGGCCAGGCAC from Arthrobacter sp. PAMC25564 encodes:
- a CDS encoding sugar phosphate isomerase/epimerase and 4-hydroxyphenylpyruvate domain-containing protein is translated as MRTGIATVCLSGTLREKMQACAIAGFDGIEIFEQDLVTSPLSPEEVRKMAADLGLTLDLYQPFRDFDSVPEELLATNLRRAEAKFRLMSRLGTDTILVCSNVATAAIDDDELRAAQLSRLAALAGEHGMKVAYEALAWGKYVNDYEHAHRLVEMVDHPSLGTCLDSFHILSRDWDTAPIEGFNPEKIFFVQVADAPKLSMDVLSWSRHYRVFPGEGQFDLAKFMGHVVRAGYAGPVSLEVFNDVFRQSDVERTAVDAMRSLIWLEEQSAKWLEANPGPAADSTGGPGGARAAGRRRYPMELATLPQVAEPAGFNFAEVRAADTASLETLLGQLGFAFNGRHRTKNVQLWTMGHARVIINEQPPALDGAPAANPETASAPAISALGFDVDSPVIAAARAQQLKAPAVPRKSQADEEIFQGFAAPDSTEIFLCQGSPDGTAAWTREFGEGLEIPAPGQPSAVIDHVNLAQPWQHFDEAVLFYTSALALEPQPYAEVPSPTGLVRSQVMLTEDRGVRLVLNLAPLIQQDGAAGTANAAGTGQRRTYQEHIAFAVDDLVATARAARDRGLDFLKIPANYYEDLDARFGLEPDFLATLRELNLLYDRDADGEFLHFYTATVGSVFFEMVERRGNYDGYGAPNAPVRHAVQYDHLHQPKLTT
- the pcaH gene encoding protocatechuate 3,4-dioxygenase subunit beta, with translation MPEEIELEFFNADPITEDVSDAAPQAETGAAPKTYAPLDAAAESQADLSAEMKAIGDAYAQALKNGTAAETQPRLDYAPYRSSVLRHPTKDLHHADPETIELYSPAFGHMDVHALEADLTIQHNGEPVGERIIVSGRVLDGDGRPVAGQLVEIWQANSAGRYIHKRDQHPAPLDPNFTGVGRCITGADGSYSFTTIKPGAYPWKNHLNAWRPAHIHFSLFGQEFTQRIVTQMYFPGDQLFPLDPIYQSIVDQDARDRLVATYNHEQTRPEWALAYNWDIVLTGSKRTWTENEALGSGGDDHE
- the pcaG gene encoding protocatechuate 3,4-dioxygenase subunit alpha, whose translation is MSKLTPTPGQTVGPFYGYALPYNKDRELLAPGSPGSIRLQGTVYDGAGHPIPDAILEIWQADAEGKVPHHTGSLVRDGYTFTGFGRSAVGNTGAFTFTTVNPGPTEAGAAPFISVAVFARGLMNRLFTRVYLPENEEALAADRLLSSLTPERRRTLIARRDADGGLSWDIRLQGEGETVFLDFEGGPAVEGTAAEGAAQ
- a CDS encoding lyase family protein; protein product: MIDPPRSDGDVGLLSPVSASPLVAALTGDRAVLAAILAVEAAWAAVLEEASLAPAGSAAVVAAAAEAYRYDAAGIAVRAQGGANPVIPLLADLRGQVKALDTAGVGAAQAVHTSLTSQDVLDTALMLLARNALPALLADLKRTAAALAALAEEHADTLCVGRSLTQHSLPFTFGLKAAQWFHGVAAAARRLEAVELPVQMGGAAGTLAAGTVLTTGAAVTPFDLSDSLAAGLGLAATPGPWHTNRLAITALGDSLAAVTDALGKIAGDVLFLSRPEVAELAEPRAAGRGVSSAMPQKQNPVLSVLVRSAALQAPAQAAQLHLAAANFNDERPDGAWHTEWPALRQLLRLALGAAGHLRELAEGLQLFPDAMRRNLDLSGPLLLSEGVSAAVAPLLGADGKQRLQAVVDRTLQAPAADQAAIYRRLLRAAVPAELFSDARLEELLDPASYLGQAAEISRRILAAFPDYAGGTAAGADAQPSLNPDLNGASRG
- a CDS encoding alpha/beta fold hydrolase, which encodes MARPTVKAVLLSPQRTLGHKPLLVVGPSLGTSSLLWARAGALLGDDFDVVAWDLPGHGISPAAKETFDVAELADAVIGLVDSIAPGAQFHYAGVSLGGATGLQLGIKHGERLKSLSVQCTGAKLGTPEGWLERAETVRTQGTPVMIQGSAQRWFGPGFMEREPELSGRLLHNLRDADRFSYAFCCEALAGFDVREELGSIRVPTQAIAGVEDTVAPPSFAEEIVEGITAGGGTASAVSLEGVAHLAPFEAPGHVADLLRTLITWAESRGAGQ
- the pcaC gene encoding 4-carboxymuconolactone decarboxylase — encoded protein: MTGPERNGVVQPDATSTEIYDGGMAVRREVLGAAHVDRANANKDAFSEDFQDMITRIAWGGIWTRPGLTRQMRSAVTITAMVAHGHWEELAMHIRAAITNGLSRDEIKEILLQTAIYCGVPSANTAFKTAQQVFHSMDNTELDETPVPPN
- a CDS encoding thiolase family protein → MNQAFVYDAVRTPFGKFGSGLAGVRPDDLAAHVIKESVKRAPGLDVERIDEVVFGNANGAGEENRNVARMGTLLAGLPVSIPGTTVNRLCGSSLDAAIIASRQINTGDADLMLIGGVESMSRAPWVLPKTEKPYPAGDLNLASTTLGWRLVNQAMDPDWTISLGEATERLAEKYGVTRQAQDEFAAASHNLAAKAWDEGFYDHLVAPVPGTDLVRDETIRAGSSAAKLAGLKTVFRTGNGTVTAGNASPLSDGASAAWLGSENAAGILGMDPLARIAGRGAHANDPQYFGYAPVEAANKALAKAGIGWDQVGAVELNEAFAAQSLACITAWDIDPGIVNRHGGAIAMGHPLGASGGRLLGTLARTLQATGQRWGVAAICIGVGQGLAIVLENVTAAPSAKTEKG
- a CDS encoding 3-oxoacid CoA-transferase subunit A gives rise to the protein MLNFVDTVGEAVAGIKDGSTVMIGGFGNAGQPFELIDALMDCGAKDLTVVNNNAGQGDQGLALLIKEGRVRKMICSFPRQSDSWHFDAKYRSGEIELELVPQGNLAERIRAAGAGIGGFFTPTGYGTMLAEGKETRILDGRGQVFETPIHADVALIKALKADGKGNLVYRKTARNFGPIMAAAAKHTVVQVSEIVPTGGLDPEIIVTPGIYINSIVKVA
- a CDS encoding 3-oxoacid CoA-transferase subunit B; amino-acid sequence: MSSTQTSIRTSDKPLGRDDLARLVARDIKPGSFVNLGIGQPTLVSNYLEPEQNITLHTENGMLGMGPEATGDQIDGDLINAGKIPVTELPGASYFHHADSFAIMRGGHLDICVLGAFQVSATGDLANWHTGAPDAIPAVGGAMDLATGAKDVFVMMTLLTREGVSKLVETCSYPLTGIGCVTRVYTDKAVFLTGPEGVEVRETFGCTLEELQAMVPVPLKAASAAGS
- a CDS encoding IclR family transcriptional regulator C-terminal domain-containing protein gives rise to the protein MIEAAKGAGADGAPAASDQYVQSLARGLAVIRAFDTDHPKMTLTEVAARTDLTRATARRFLHTLVELGYVRTDGKIFALTAKVLQLGYAYLSGLSLPQFAQPHLEELALKLGESTSAAVLEGTDIAYIARVSTRRIMTVGITVGTRFPAFATSMGRVLLAALPPARLEDYLAAAEIRPLTPRAIGTREALLAELATVRAQGWCLLDQELELGLMSVAAPVLDGPKVVAAINVSLQAQSVAAQPDPERYLETVRAETVATAELISADLSAGR